A stretch of Aureispira sp. CCB-E DNA encodes these proteins:
- a CDS encoding NifU family protein, whose translation MSLEKEEILQRVEQALTTLRPHLEIDGGDIEIVELTDDMVLRFRWLGNCETCSMSTMTMKGGVEHTILSFVPEIKAVEAVNGLFIA comes from the coding sequence ATGAGTTTAGAAAAAGAAGAAATTTTACAACGAGTAGAACAAGCATTAACTACGTTGCGTCCTCACTTAGAAATAGATGGCGGAGATATCGAAATCGTTGAATTGACGGATGATATGGTCCTTCGTTTCCGATGGTTGGGCAACTGTGAAACTTGTTCGATGAGTACTATGACAATGAAAGGTGGTGTCGAACATACTATCTTGTCTTTTGTACCAGAAATTAAAGCAGTAGAGGCTGTTAATGGACTTTTTATTGCTTAA
- a CDS encoding SH3 domain-containing protein — MHPSYSQWFLWVWCCLMGGFTSCGGKPEPPIVEETPIKTSWTQSELDKMDVYAIAGDYYEIQIGIKGKELTGVYRDPKAKNVQDCLFFFEGIIGNKNPIEVQCYNPTNTKAAFKGYFKILGDAMIIQLATLPSAQCDTEFTDNVGHSVVLDSKKEWSAIRMVQHSTGLHEQPIVESPKLGEALQRGVAVGVLEQRNTWFRVEVLDGSGSQGWISGHGLYPLIEL; from the coding sequence ATGCATCCATCTTATTCTCAGTGGTTTTTATGGGTTTGGTGTTGCCTTATGGGAGGCTTTACTTCTTGTGGAGGAAAGCCAGAACCGCCAATAGTAGAAGAAACTCCAATAAAAACGTCTTGGACACAATCCGAATTGGATAAAATGGATGTATATGCAATCGCAGGAGATTATTATGAGATTCAAATTGGTATCAAAGGCAAAGAGTTAACAGGTGTGTATCGAGACCCTAAGGCAAAGAATGTGCAAGATTGTCTTTTCTTTTTTGAAGGTATCATTGGAAACAAAAATCCTATAGAGGTACAATGTTACAACCCAACCAATACAAAGGCTGCTTTTAAGGGGTATTTTAAAATATTAGGCGATGCAATGATTATTCAGTTGGCAACCTTGCCTTCTGCACAGTGTGATACAGAATTTACCGATAATGTAGGGCATTCTGTTGTTTTGGATTCTAAGAAAGAATGGTCGGCTATTCGAATGGTACAACACTCTACAGGTTTGCACGAACAACCAATTGTAGAAAGCCCAAAATTAGGAGAAGCACTTCAACGAGGTGTTGCGGTTGGGGTATTAGAACAGCGGAATACTTGGTTTCGAGTAGAAGTACTTGATGGAAGTGGCTCACAAGGCTGGATTTCTGGGCATGGTTTGTATCCATTAATAGAATTATAA
- a CDS encoding metallophosphoesterase family protein: MGIYLPAPPDGRQLVIGDVHGCFDTLKALIEEQIQLTQSDQLIFLGDLINRGKDSKKVLDYLMQLELEYELYCIKGNHEHNLLTAYDCGMDFFENFLHEYNSDDLMQGDLYAYLDFCAQMPYFIETPTHIFSHMGFTLKEPRPITDTRAYFHNQSLQISNDSIQSKKQVQGHTTMALSQISKVVEAEQAVVNIDAGCYYKSVDGLGYLCALETKNNLLYVQRNIEKITKVGAHQSDLPSIQ, from the coding sequence ATGGGAATATATCTACCAGCGCCACCCGATGGGCGCCAGTTAGTTATTGGAGATGTACACGGCTGTTTCGACACGTTAAAAGCTCTGATAGAAGAACAAATTCAATTGACGCAATCTGACCAATTGATTTTTTTAGGAGATTTGATTAATCGTGGCAAAGACAGCAAGAAAGTACTGGATTATTTGATGCAGTTGGAGTTAGAGTATGAATTGTATTGTATCAAAGGAAATCATGAGCACAATTTATTAACCGCTTACGATTGTGGAATGGATTTTTTCGAAAACTTTTTGCACGAGTACAACTCAGATGACTTAATGCAAGGGGATTTGTATGCCTACTTGGATTTTTGTGCACAGATGCCTTATTTCATAGAAACACCAACTCATATTTTTTCTCATATGGGATTTACGTTGAAAGAACCTAGACCGATTACCGATACTCGGGCTTATTTTCACAATCAATCGTTGCAGATTTCAAACGATTCTATTCAGAGTAAAAAACAAGTACAGGGACATACCACAATGGCATTAAGCCAAATCAGTAAGGTAGTAGAAGCAGAACAAGCTGTTGTGAATATTGATGCAGGGTGCTACTATAAATCTGTTGATGGATTAGGTTATTTGTGCGCCTTAGAGACGAAGAACAACTTGTTATATGTCCAACGCAATATAGAAAAGATAACTAAAGTAGGAGCGCATCAAAGCGACCTTCCATCAATCCAATAG
- the aroQ gene encoding type II 3-dehydroquinate dehydratase yields MKILIINGPNLNLLGKREPEIYGTTTFDGYLATLRKLFPQLELSYYQSNVEGHLIDKLHEVGFDWDGIILNAGAYTHTSLALGDAIAAIKTPVVEVHISNVFAREKVRHHSFIAPNCIGSISGFGLRSYELALRYWL; encoded by the coding sequence ATGAAAATTTTAATTATCAATGGCCCTAATTTAAATCTATTGGGTAAACGAGAACCTGAGATTTATGGGACAACAACCTTTGATGGATATTTAGCCACGTTACGAAAGCTATTTCCTCAGTTGGAGTTAAGCTATTATCAAAGCAATGTAGAAGGACATTTGATAGACAAGTTACATGAAGTTGGTTTTGATTGGGATGGAATTATTCTAAACGCAGGGGCATATACGCATACATCTTTAGCATTGGGAGATGCTATTGCTGCAATTAAAACACCTGTTGTAGAAGTGCATATTTCTAATGTGTTTGCACGTGAAAAAGTACGCCATCATTCCTTTATTGCTCCCAATTGTATTGGCAGTATTTCTGGTTTTGGGCTACGTAGTTATGAGCTAGCTTTGCGTTATTGGCTTTAG
- a CDS encoding carboxypeptidase-like regulatory domain-containing protein yields MKYFTCLFFLFITLITSAQHYGGLRGYLMENYTQEPIQYASLYLQRNGSLVAQARTDVNGGFLFINIEAGSYDLIVSKLGFSPLKITDVTIVPNKILRLTATVEAHGFDQDTIVFTYNEFQKTTTSQTQQQIKKQCTKRQLRAAKRLERKITH; encoded by the coding sequence ATGAAATATTTTACTTGTCTTTTTTTTCTATTCATCACTTTAATAACATCTGCTCAACATTACGGAGGCTTAAGAGGTTATCTAATGGAAAACTATACTCAAGAACCAATCCAGTATGCTTCCCTTTACTTACAACGCAATGGCTCTTTAGTTGCCCAAGCCCGTACGGATGTAAATGGAGGTTTTCTTTTCATAAATATAGAAGCTGGCTCCTATGATTTGATTGTTTCTAAATTAGGATTTTCGCCATTAAAAATAACCGATGTTACTATTGTTCCTAATAAAATTTTGAGATTAACCGCAACAGTTGAAGCCCATGGCTTTGATCAAGACACCATTGTTTTTACATATAATGAATTCCAAAAAACTACTACGTCACAGACACAACAACAGATTAAAAAACAATGCACTAAGCGACAACTTCGAGCTGCTAAAAGATTGGAGCGAAAAATCACACACTAA
- a CDS encoding DUF4139 domain-containing protein → MKTITMLLLFCSFFCSVLMAQSEAPIPIKTNIHAVKLHLQGAEVMRKTSIPLKEGRNHLVFTNLSPKLYEQTIQVATNKAVKVISVTSKQNFIERRQATPKIKRLNDSLDILRDAIDLLENERGSYEEEQALLKQNRSMKSSQQNLTVTELEKMSEFYRKRNFEINKNITRLTKRITTLSRQVFDYKLQLYELNADRRAMAEIYLVVEAATAAKTDFDLRYVVSDAGWAAIYDLEASNFGSTIDLAYRALTYNNTGVDWNDVELTLSTGDPLQSMLQPTLNVWNLTGSSSYQINTIANIDISVNNNAPIQQQIIQPNNYYELSKTDEIKAILGKDYSETIDYNTAEFERYRNNQPDIPNMVTATLEVPEFNADFKIKKPYTIPSDRKPYSVDIKQFELPATYKHYAVPKLDKDAFLLAQVVGWEDLDLVSGPINIYNNKKYIGQSRLSIDNLSDTLSVSLGRDPNVVLSRKKVKGSSKKVFLGTSKKATIAYDIVVRNNHSKPINIEILDQVPISSDKDVVITVDEKSNAAYDEKTGVLSWNLTIPSTQNKALTFGFSIKYPKDKQVKIEYKKSRTMEQMRYF, encoded by the coding sequence ATGAAAACAATCACAATGTTGTTACTGTTTTGTTCTTTTTTTTGCTCTGTATTAATGGCTCAAAGTGAGGCTCCTATACCTATTAAAACCAATATTCATGCCGTTAAATTGCATTTGCAAGGAGCTGAAGTCATGCGAAAAACCTCGATTCCTTTAAAAGAAGGTAGAAATCATCTTGTATTTACAAATTTATCTCCTAAACTATATGAGCAAACAATCCAAGTTGCTACCAACAAAGCCGTAAAAGTTATTTCTGTTACAAGCAAACAGAATTTTATAGAACGCCGTCAAGCTACCCCAAAAATCAAACGCTTAAACGATTCTTTGGATATATTAAGAGATGCGATAGATTTGCTGGAGAACGAACGTGGTTCTTATGAAGAAGAACAAGCATTGTTAAAGCAAAATCGTTCTATGAAATCTTCACAGCAAAATTTGACAGTGACAGAGCTCGAAAAAATGTCTGAGTTTTATCGAAAACGAAATTTTGAGATCAACAAAAATATTACCAGACTAACCAAGCGTATTACAACATTAAGCCGTCAGGTATTTGATTATAAATTGCAACTGTACGAATTAAATGCCGATAGGAGGGCAATGGCAGAAATTTATCTAGTCGTAGAAGCGGCAACTGCTGCAAAAACAGACTTCGATTTGAGGTATGTTGTTAGTGATGCTGGATGGGCTGCAATTTATGACTTAGAAGCCAGTAATTTTGGAAGTACAATTGACTTAGCATACCGAGCATTGACTTATAATAATACAGGAGTAGATTGGAATGACGTGGAACTAACACTTTCGACAGGTGACCCCTTACAAAGTATGTTACAGCCAACTTTAAACGTCTGGAATTTGACAGGATCGTCTTCTTACCAAATCAATACGATTGCTAATATTGATATTAGTGTTAATAATAATGCTCCGATTCAACAGCAAATAATTCAGCCAAACAATTATTATGAGTTATCCAAAACAGATGAAATTAAAGCAATCTTGGGCAAAGATTACTCAGAAACAATAGATTATAATACAGCAGAATTTGAACGTTATAGAAATAACCAGCCAGATATCCCAAACATGGTTACTGCAACATTGGAAGTGCCAGAGTTTAATGCAGATTTTAAAATTAAAAAGCCTTATACCATCCCTTCTGATCGAAAGCCTTATTCGGTAGATATAAAGCAATTTGAACTGCCTGCGACTTACAAGCATTATGCTGTCCCTAAATTAGACAAGGATGCTTTTTTATTAGCGCAAGTTGTCGGGTGGGAGGACTTGGATTTGGTTAGTGGTCCTATTAATATTTATAACAATAAGAAATACATAGGACAATCTCGATTGAGTATTGATAATTTGAGCGATACGTTATCTGTTTCGTTGGGTCGAGACCCCAACGTTGTTCTATCTAGAAAAAAGGTAAAAGGTTCTTCTAAAAAAGTATTTTTGGGGACTTCTAAAAAAGCAACAATTGCTTATGATATAGTGGTTAGAAACAATCATTCAAAGCCAATTAATATTGAAATTTTGGATCAAGTTCCGATCTCTTCAGATAAAGATGTTGTTATTACCGTTGATGAAAAGTCCAATGCTGCTTATGATGAAAAGACAGGGGTGTTATCTTGGAATTTGACGATTCCTTCCACTCAAAACAAAGCGTTGACATTTGGCTTTTCTATCAAATATCCGAAAGATAAACAGGTGAAAATTGAGTATAAAAAATCACGCACAATGGAACAGATGCGTTATTTCTAG
- a CDS encoding radical SAM protein, which yields MRNYIYYDHTQSLCNECHRTINAKVIFEDENVYLSKHCPTHGHQKVLIADDIAYYKQIRNYNKASEYPLKPHTETKYGCPYDCGICPDHEQHSCLTLIEITDRCNLTCPICYASSSPSCGNHRSLEEINNMLDAIVASEGEPDVVQISGGEPTIHPQFFEILDLAKSKPIKHLMLNTNGLRIGTDFEFAKRLASYMPRFEIYLQFDSFKPEALLKLRGKDLTKIRQKALDNLNQLNLSTTLVVTLQKGLNDDEIGTIINYALKQKCVRGVTFQPIQISGRLEEFDPSKDRLTNTEIRRKILEQAPIFKPNDLIPVPCNPDALVMGYALKVADKVIPLTSLVDPEALLNNSKNTIVYEHDQVLKGKILDVFSTAQSVDTVQEGFHDLLCCLPNIVAPELNYSNLFRIIIMNFMDAYDFDVRAIKKSCVHIVNTDGKIIPFETMNLFYRNDELKLKLNVLRQEVLPN from the coding sequence ATGCGCAACTACATTTATTATGACCATACACAAAGCCTTTGCAATGAATGTCATCGCACCATCAATGCCAAAGTTATTTTTGAAGATGAGAATGTTTATTTAAGCAAACATTGTCCCACACACGGTCACCAAAAAGTATTAATTGCAGACGATATAGCCTATTACAAGCAAATAAGAAATTATAACAAAGCATCAGAATATCCTTTAAAACCTCATACAGAGACCAAATACGGTTGTCCGTATGATTGCGGGATTTGTCCTGATCACGAACAACATTCTTGCCTAACCTTAATTGAAATTACAGATCGTTGCAATTTAACCTGTCCCATTTGTTATGCTAGTTCTTCTCCTTCCTGTGGCAATCATCGAAGTTTGGAGGAAATTAACAACATGTTAGATGCCATTGTTGCCAGCGAAGGAGAGCCTGATGTCGTTCAAATTAGTGGAGGAGAACCCACCATTCATCCCCAATTCTTTGAAATATTAGACTTAGCAAAATCAAAACCCATCAAGCATCTAATGCTCAATACCAATGGGCTTCGAATTGGAACAGACTTTGAGTTTGCCAAACGCTTAGCAAGTTATATGCCTCGCTTCGAAATTTACTTACAATTTGATTCTTTTAAACCAGAAGCATTGTTGAAATTAAGAGGCAAGGACTTGACTAAAATTCGCCAAAAAGCACTAGACAACCTCAATCAACTCAATCTATCTACCACGCTAGTAGTAACCCTTCAAAAAGGTTTGAACGATGACGAAATTGGGACAATTATCAACTATGCATTAAAACAAAAATGCGTTCGAGGAGTGACCTTTCAACCCATACAAATTAGTGGTCGTTTAGAAGAGTTTGATCCTAGCAAAGACAGATTGACCAATACAGAAATTCGTCGCAAAATTTTAGAACAAGCACCTATTTTTAAACCCAACGACTTAATACCTGTGCCTTGCAATCCAGATGCGTTGGTGATGGGCTATGCCTTGAAAGTAGCTGACAAAGTCATTCCTCTAACTAGTTTGGTTGACCCAGAAGCCTTGCTCAATAATTCTAAAAATACCATCGTTTATGAACACGATCAAGTTCTAAAAGGAAAAATATTAGACGTTTTTAGTACGGCTCAATCGGTTGATACAGTTCAAGAAGGTTTTCACGATTTACTTTGCTGTTTGCCCAATATCGTTGCTCCTGAATTAAATTATAGCAACCTTTTTAGAATTATTATCATGAATTTTATGGATGCTTATGACTTTGATGTACGAGCAATTAAAAAATCTTGTGTTCATATCGTCAATACAGATGGAAAAATAATTCCTTTTGAAACAATGAATCTATTTTATAGAAATGATGAATTAAAGCTAAAATTGAACGTTCTTCGACAAGAAGTTCTGCCTAATTAA
- a CDS encoding prolipoprotein diacylglyceryl transferase family protein produces the protein MEITFPLVFRFGPFSILAHLVFEVLGIAIGFQYFLYLRRKQKDTISEPNRLWILVGAALGALIFSRLIGSLENPVQFFNSPNRLLYFYLNKTIVGALFGGLICVEIVKKIIGEKRSSGDLFVYPLLLGMMIGRIGCLSMGIHEQTYGLPSDLPWALYLGDGIRRHPVALYEILFLGTLWLSFVCIEKNVNFREGIRFQFFLMAYFIFRFMIDFIKPGYKFSFGLSTIQLTCLLGMLYYSRTFYQLFFHPKQLLHNK, from the coding sequence ATGGAGATAACATTTCCTTTAGTTTTTAGATTTGGTCCATTCAGCATATTGGCACATTTGGTTTTTGAAGTGCTAGGCATTGCAATTGGGTTTCAATATTTCTTGTATTTACGTCGAAAACAAAAAGACACTATTTCAGAACCCAATCGGCTTTGGATATTAGTTGGGGCAGCATTAGGGGCACTCATTTTTTCTAGATTAATTGGTAGTTTAGAAAATCCTGTTCAATTTTTTAATTCACCAAATAGACTACTCTATTTTTATTTGAACAAAACCATTGTTGGCGCCTTGTTCGGGGGCTTGATTTGTGTTGAAATCGTAAAAAAAATCATTGGAGAAAAGCGATCTTCTGGAGATTTATTTGTTTATCCCCTCCTATTGGGCATGATGATTGGTCGAATAGGTTGCCTTTCTATGGGAATTCACGAACAAACCTACGGTCTTCCCTCTGATTTACCTTGGGCTTTGTATTTGGGAGATGGTATTCGCCGCCATCCAGTAGCACTTTACGAAATTCTGTTCTTAGGAACGCTTTGGCTATCTTTTGTTTGTATTGAAAAAAACGTTAACTTTAGAGAAGGCATTCGTTTTCAATTCTTTTTAATGGCTTATTTTATTTTCCGTTTTATGATTGATTTCATCAAGCCTGGTTATAAATTTTCTTTTGGGCTAAGTACCATTCAACTTACCTGTTTATTAGGAATGCTTTACTATAGTCGAACCTTTTATCAGTTATTTTTTCATCCTAAACAATTATTACACAATAAGTAG